TTTGAAAGCGATCCTTTCAACACCACACGCACTGAAGTGCATTGGGATGATCTGGTTCGTGGACCACAAACCGTTGATCTGGCTTCGATGTCCGATCCGGTTCTGGTTCGTGAAGACGGAACATATCTCTACACGCTGCCATCGGTTGTCGATGATATTGATCTTGGCATCACGCATATTATTCGTGGCGATGACCATGTAACCAATTCCGGCGTGCAGATTGCCATCTTCAAAGCGCTTGGCGCAGAGCCGCCTGTTTTCGGCCATCACAACCTACTGACCACAGTTTCAGGCGAGGGACTTTCCAAGCGCTCCGGTGCCTTGTCTGTCGGTAGCTTGCGCGAAGGCGGTTATGAACCGATGTCAGTTGCGTCTCTCGCAATCCTTATCGGTACTTCTGAATCTGTGTCTGCTGCATCCGATATGGATATACTCGCAGAGCGATTTGATCTGGCTGCGATTTCAAAGTCATCGGCAAAGTTTGACCCGGCAGAACTGGATACGCTCAACCGTGCACTGCTGCATGAAATGCCATTTGATAAGGCGAAAGATCGTCTCGAAGCATTGGGCATTTCGGGTGAAAAGGCAGAGCATTTCTGGCTGACTGTGCGCGGCAATCTCGAACGCTTCAATGAAACTACCCATTGGTGGCAGGTTATCACCGGCGACTTACCCGAAAAGCCGGAACTATCTGAAGAGGATCAGGCTTTTGTGAAGGAAGCCTTCACGCTGCTTCCCGCAGAGCCGTGGGACAAACAGACCTGGAAGGTATGGACCGACGCTGTAAAAGCAGCAACGGGACGCAAGGGCAAGACATTATTCATGCCCTTGCGCTTTGCTCTTACGGGGCAGGCACATGGTCCGGAGCTGGCGGACCTATTAGTTTTGATTGGTCCGGAAAGAACGAAGAGCCGACTACTCTGACTTTTGTGCTATCTGAATAAGCTCGTTCTGTCGGCGGCGCTATTGCTGCCGGCGCCACATGGCTCGGTTGTTGGGACAAAGGGTGCGCAGACGGCGTGTAAGCGACTGACTCTGTCTCATTGGTTTTTTGAGATGAATATGCTGGAACGACGTAATCTTCTATAAATACTGGTTGGTCGTTAGATAACTTTTCTATTCCAATAGTCTTTGCAGCTTGCCGCTTTGCTGAATGAATCTTGACTTCAATATTTTTCCGAGCTCTTTTCCTGATCGTCCGCTCAGGTTGCCAACTGGCTACGCAAGACTTTACGTGTTTACCAGCATGTGGTTGGCTTGCAATCGCTGCATTTATTTCTGTAAGACGTTCTTCAAGTAGATATTTTTCTGAAACCAGTTGTTTTTCCTGTTTCTTCAGACGTTCGCAAGTGACTGAACCTTTTTCCGGCGAAAACAGACTTTCATTACAGCGCCCTTGAGCACGTTCGACACGAACAGCTGAAAGGCGTTTTTGAATAGCATTCAGTTTTAGCTTTGTTGGATCAAGCACTTTACTGAGTTTGGCAACTTGCTGAGTGTTGCATGGCATAATCTGCTTTGTCGTTGTCATACAACCACTTAAAACGCCAATTGTAGCGAAAACGAATATCGCTGACTGAAAATTTCGAAAACTCTTATCAACAATCATCATAGAACAAGCCCATCCCGTTGTCCGTATGTCTGAATGTTTGATCTTTATAGTTAAAAAAACATAAACGCCAAGTATTAATTAAATACTTGGCGTTTTATATAAGTATATTTACTTTATTAGTTTGTGTTAATTTAAATTTTCTTATTGAATTCGTTGGACTTTTGCAGTGCTTCAACTGCTGCTAATGCAGTCATGTTAACAACGCCGCGCGAGGTTACTGAAGGTGTTAGAATATGGGCAGGGCGCGCAGCACCAAGTAGAATTGGTCCGACATGCAATGCGTCCGTTACTGTCTTTACGACGTTCAGCGTGATGTTTGCCGCATCGAGATTAGGGAAAACCAGCAAATTTGCTTCGCCCTTCAGTCGCGAATTCGGGAATACGCGATCACGCAATGCCTGCGAGAGTGCGGAATCACCGTGCATTTCGCCATCGGATTCAAGTTCC
This genomic stretch from Brucella pseudogrignonensis harbors:
- the gltX gene encoding glutamate--tRNA ligase produces the protein MTVTVRFAPSPTGYIHIGNTRTALSNWLYAKKNGGNFILRYDDTDIERSKQEYADAIAADLAWLGVTPDRVEYQSKRFDVYAKAVEKLKAAGLLYACYETAEELERRRRLRLARKLPPVYGREALKLTDEEKAAFEAEGRRPHWRFLLPNFESDPFNTTRTEVHWDDLVRGPQTVDLASMSDPVLVREDGTYLYTLPSVVDDIDLGITHIIRGDDHVTNSGVQIAIFKALGAEPPVFGHHNLLTTVSGEGLSKRSGALSVGSLREGGYEPMSVASLAILIGTSESVSAASDMDILAERFDLAAISKSSAKFDPAELDTLNRALLHEMPFDKAKDRLEALGISGEKAEHFWLTVRGNLERFNETTHWWQVITGDLPEKPELSEEDQAFVKEAFTLLPAEPWDKQTWKVWTDAVKAATGRKGKTLFMPLRFALTGQAHGPELADLLVLIGPERTKSRLL